The genomic segment AAACCAAAAATCCTGCAAGTTTTTTAAACTAGACCAGATTGCCACCGCAATATCTTAATTGAGCAATGGCCTTAGCACGGTCAGAAGCACCAATCACTGCAGAACCTGCAACCAAAATAGTAGCTCCTGCCTTAATTATACCAGGAGCAGTTTTAAGATTCACTCCTCCATCTACCTGAATCTCTAAATCGGTCAACCCTAACTCTAAAGCACGCTCCCGTACCCATCTAATCTTCTTAAGACTGGCAGGAATAAATGACTGACCTCCAAAACCGGGATTTACACTCATAATCAAAACTAGATCCAGATCTGGTAAGATATGTTCTAAAGCCATTACCGGTGTAGCCGGATTTAAAGCAACTCCAGCTTTCAACCCTAAATTTTTGATCATATAAACAGTACGATGCAGATGAACAGATGCTTCCTGATGAACGGTAATATAGTCTGCACCAGCTTTTGCGAATTCAGGTATAAATTGATCTGGATTTTCAATCATTAAATGAACATCCAGAACCTGGTCGGTCCATTTACGTATATCGGCTACCATCTTAGGGCCAAAAGTTATATTTGGAACAAAATGTCCATCCATTACATCTATATGAAGCCATTCAGCATCCTGAATAGAGTTAATTTCTTCTTTTATCCTAGTAAAATCTGCTGTCAGGATAGATGGAGCTACTTTAACTCCGGTCATTTTAATATCCCCTTTCCTGTTTTTCTTTTTCCTGAATTTCATGTAAAAACGTCACATAATTCTCATAACGACTTTTAGCAATTTTACCATTCTCAACCATCTCTTTGATAACACAACCGGGTTCATGGTCGTGTATACAGTCCTGAAAACGGCATTGACCAATATAGTCAACCATCTCCGGAAATAGATATGGTAGTTCTTCCGAAGACAAAAATTCTAGATCAAAAAAGCTAAATCCGGGAGTATCTGCCACCATTCCGCCATCTTTTAATTGTAATAATTCAACATGCCGGGTGGTATGAGTACCCCGTCTAATCTTTTCACTGATCTCTCCTGTAGCTAATTTTAATCCAGGCTGAACTGCATTTAATAATGCAGACTTTCCTACACCAGAAGCGC from the Anoxybacter fermentans genome contains:
- the rpe gene encoding ribulose-phosphate 3-epimerase, producing MTGVKVAPSILTADFTRIKEEINSIQDAEWLHIDVMDGHFVPNITFGPKMVADIRKWTDQVLDVHLMIENPDQFIPEFAKAGADYITVHQEASVHLHRTVYMIKNLGLKAGVALNPATPVMALEHILPDLDLVLIMSVNPGFGGQSFIPASLKKIRWVRERALELGLTDLEIQVDGGVNLKTAPGIIKAGATILVAGSAVIGASDRAKAIAQLRYCGGNLV